CAGATATGCCTCTGCCATATGCGGGGGTTGACTGAACAACTCTTGAAAATTAAGGCGAATATGATAGGCACGACTAGTTTTTAAATTGAGTTTTTTTACTGTAAGATCTGCAAGGGTTCCAACCTGAGACAGCTTGAGGTTCGCTGGATTTTTCAGCCATATGTAACGGGTTCGCGCCAGTTCGGGCCGATCTTTTTGCTCTTGGCGTCGCACCTCGTCTACGGCCGCATTGATTATTTTCATTATGTGGAATTTGTCAAAAGTTAACCTGGCATTTGGGAACTGTTTTTCAACACCGCTGATAAATGCCGGAGACATGTCGCAACAGACTTCTTGAATGTTCTCAGGAGTACCTTTGTGATCGGTCAAATCATGCTTGAAACGTTCAACAGTTGAAGCATCTTTGCCTTCTGTAACAAAAATGACTTTTGGCCCTGCAAGATCAACAAACAGACTTACATAGTTGTGGCCACGTTTACTTGAAGTTTCATCAACACCTACTTCAGTAACATCCGAATAATCGGCATTATCCCTGGCGTCATCAACATAATGATGCAGAACACGCCACAGTCGTGTGTCGTGTTCATTAACAAAGGAGGCTATGTTTTTTACCGGCATGACTTTGGCCAACGTCATGATCATAGCTTCAAACAGCAAGGTGAAACCACTTCCGGTACAGGCCCAAGGTACATTGACCAACCGAATTCCGCATTTGTCACACTGAACTCGAGGTACTCTGGCGGTCAGGTATGCTTCATGCTGAAAAAAATTCAGGTGTCGCCAAGAC
This sequence is a window from Desulfobulbaceae bacterium. Protein-coding genes within it:
- a CDS encoding ISL3 family transposase, encoding MRDIDLLQMALGLTPPWQVLSSDFNLQQRHLDIKIDFPRGSIFSCPECGQNNVKAYDTEEKSWRHLNFFQHEAYLTARVPRVQCDKCGIRLVNVPWACTGSGFTLLFEAMIMTLAKVMPVKNIASFVNEHDTRLWRVLHHYVDDARDNADYSDVTEVGVDETSSKRGHNYVSLFVDLAGPKVIFVTEGKDASTVERFKHDLTDHKGTPENIQEVCCDMSPAFISGVEKQFPNARLTFDKFHIMKIINAAVDEVRRQEQKDRPELARTRYIWLKNPANLKLSQVGTLADLTVKKLNLKTSRAYHIRLNFQELFSQPPHMAEAYL